One Triticum dicoccoides isolate Atlit2015 ecotype Zavitan chromosome 4B, WEW_v2.0, whole genome shotgun sequence genomic window carries:
- the LOC119294140 gene encoding dolabradiene monooxygenase-like: MEVVYLGVALVSLCIVLLYRRRRSAGNEPPGPWQLPVIGSLHHLIGQLPHHAMRDLARRYGPVMLLRLGEVPTLVVSSREGAREVMKTHDLAFATRPLNATLRVLTGGGRDLVFAPYGDYWRELRKIAVSELLSARRVLSFRTIREEEVASMLRDVAGSAAAARPMELRARLSALVTDITVRVVIGDRLKERDAYIRWLDLSVKLVAGFNLTDLWPSSLLAGCLSRAGRRAKECSDTGNRIFDTIIRERRMEGRNGNKFLDVLLSMQKEGRIDMDTVKYMVFVSITLLXXXXXELIRNTTVMQKATAEVRRAFEARGSILEHALDELSYMHLVIRETLRLHTPVPLLVPRECREPCQVLGYDVPQGTQVLVNAWALAHDERYWHDKPDEFRPERFEGEAATVDFRGTDFSFLPFGAGRRMCPGIVFGLANVELALASLLFHFDWESPPGNELDMAEEFGLTVRRKAGLLLRPVLRVPVPEV, from the exons ATGGAGGTCGTCTACCTCGGCGTTGCTCTCGTGTCCTTGTGCATTGTGCTTCTTTACAGGCGCAGGCGCTCGGCAGGGAACGAGCCGCCGGGGCCGTGGCAGCTGCCGGTGATTGGTAGCCTGCACCACCTCATTGGGCAGCTGCCCCACCACGCGATGCGTGACCTGGCCCGGCGTTACGGGCCGGTGATGCTCCTTCGGCTCGGGGAGGTGCCCACGCTGGTGGTGTCGTCCAGGGAGGGTGCCCGCGAGGTGATGAAGACCCACGACCTGGCATTCGCGACGCGGCCACTGAACGCCACCCTGCGCGTGCTAACCGGCGGCGGCCGGGACCTTGTGTTCGCTCCGTACGGCGACTACTGGCGCGAGCTCAGGAAGATTGCCGTCTCGGAGCTCTTATCGGCGAGGCGCGTCCTGTCCTTCCGCACCATCCGAGAGGAGGAGGTCGCCTCCATGCTACGGGATGTCGCAGGATCCGCGGCGGCCGCACGCCCCATGGAGCTGCGCGCCCGCCTCTCAGCGCTCGTCACTGACATCACGGTCCGCGTCGTCATTGGCGACCGGCTCAAGGAGCGCGACGCCTACATTCGCTGGCTCGATCTCTCAGTCAAGCTGGTGGCCGGGTTCAACCTGACGGACCTGTGGCCGTCTTCCTTGCTGGCCGGCTGTCTCAGCAGGGCTGGGCGCCGCGCCAAGGAGTGCAGCGACACCGGGAACCGCATCTTTGACACCATCATCCGTGAAAGGAGAATGGAAGGACGGAACGGGAACAAGTTTCTGGACGTCCTTCTAAGCATGCAGAAAGAGGGCAGGATCGACATGGACACCGTCAAATACATGGTCTTCGTAAGTATTACTCTACT NNNNNNNNNNNNNNNAGAGCTGATCAGGAACACAACCGTGATGCAGAAGGCGACAGCCGAGGTTCGGCGAGCCTTCGAGGCCCGCGGGTCAATATTGGAGCATGCCCTTGACGAGCTCTCGTACATGCACCTAGTCATCCGGGAGACGTTGCGACTCCACACCCCTGTGCCGCTGCTCGTCCCACGGGAATGTCGGGAGCCATGCCAGGTGCTCGGTTATGATGTGCCACAGGGCACGCAGGTGTTGGTGAACGCCTGGGCACTGGCCCATGATGAGCGCTACTGGCATGACAAGCCGGACGAGTTTCGGCCTGAGCGGTTCGAGGGTGAGGCGGCCACGGTGGACTTCAGGGGCACCGACTTCTCCTTCCTACCGTTTGGGGCTGGCCGGAGGATGTGTCCCGGAATAGTGTTTGGCCTCGCCAATGTGGAGCTCGCACTTGCAAGCCTGCTATTCCACTTTGACTGGGAAAGTCCACCGGGGAACGAGTTGGACATGGCCGAGGAGTTCGGCCTCACGGTGCGGCGGAAGGCCGGTCTTCTTCTACGCCCTGTCCTACGAGTCCCTGTTCCTGAAGTCTAG